Genomic window (Erythrolamprus reginae isolate rEryReg1 chromosome 3, rEryReg1.hap1, whole genome shotgun sequence):
tagcaagagagacagagagagaaagagagatagcaagagaggcaaagagaaagaaagagacatatagcaagacagtgaaagagagagagagagcaagagaaagagaaaaaagcaagaaagagatagcaagagagacagagagagagcaagggagagagaaagacatagaggaagggaaggagggagagagaaagagagcaaaaaagagaggaagaaagaaagagggatggagagagagaatgaagggaaggaaggaaaagagagaaagagggagaaatagagcgaaagggagaaagagagagggtttttttgtccaaacttttctttagcccgccccccccccccctttcagtgttccccaggattttgaaaatacgaataatgtgccgcggctcaaaaaaggttgggaaacactggtttataacgtttgtaatgttttttttgttaaattaaaaaccaagtttgcttaaaaaaaattctggctcctaaattttttggctggctcctagattctgaacaactttgtcgacccctgtacagtggtatctctacttaagaacttaactcgttccgtgaccaggttcttaagtagaaaagtttgtaagtacactgtagaaacaatttttcccataggaaccaatgtaaaagcaaataatgcatacaaactcattaggaaagaaagaaaagcttgggatttgggtgggtggaggaagaggtttattccctctccaagcgcccgcagaaaggaaaatgctttcttCGCtccggactgccaaagcctccttaagtgccaccaaaaggctcctctggcagcccagaaaagcccaaaatggccgggattaaagggggaatggcaggaaacaggccaggccttcatgccgctctcaaatttcctgggaattttttccgggctcaggttcttaagtagaaaatggttcttaagaagaggcaaaaaaatcttgaacacccggttcttatttagaaaagttcttaagtagaggcgttcttaagtagaggtaccactgtattacctttgctgatgattttttttctgttgacCAGTGTAATTGTTCCATTATGAATACCATTTATGTGATATCTTGTATCCCAAACTATCTCCATAGTCCCTCACTTTTAGGGAAATAATTTTATGAATTGGGTACCTGTGTGTGTTATCATTAAATTAGCATTCAGCTTTCTTCCCAAAATTCATGTCCTCTTTCAGGAAACTCTCAACACATAGTGAAAAatatgattaaattaaattaatcataattaaattaaaataagagcTATCAAGTTTTAGTTTTGCAGGCCTTGAGATTTACTCTTTGACTTGGATGTTCATTTTGTTGCTCAGTTATCATTGATGTTTCATTGTTGCCTAACAGTTATTTTGTCCGAGGTAAAAATGCAACTCGGGTccatttaaacattttagctTTTTGAGCCATGATGATTGGGAATcctgaaaattgtaatttagcacAGTGATATTATATTTCCATTGTAGATGGAGCATTTCAATTGAGATTTTCTTTAGAGACCAATTGTTAGGCATTTTGAAGGGCTCTTGCTCTCTACCATATAGGGCAAAAATGTTATGCTTGGGACTATTTTTGATTCCACTTTTTATTTATAACAATTGATGACTAGAACAATCTGCCGGAAAAATCTGGCCACTTTTTCTTAACTAAAGATTCAGTCTTAGCTATTCAGGCTTGGAAAACCTTGTATTAACTATAGCAGTTCTCCACTTGGATTTACTCTAAATACTGTAATATGAATTCTTCAACTAGTGTTGAGTGCTctaaatcagcgtttcccaaccggtgtgccgcgaagcacctagggaagctccagctgggcggggcgctgccggtgcgtccgacctcccggctcctgcccgatgccgcggtttctggcgctttcctgctgggccccaaagaaggaaggcaggaagaaggagaggttcattcttcgtgcctttttcccgcctcccttctttggggcccagcaggagagcgccagaaactgcggcatcgggcaggagccgggaagtcggaggcaccggcagcgccccgcccagctggagcttccctggcgtcggcggcaagtgtcctttggggcccggcgggagggcactggcggtgggagcggggggtggTGGCAGCTGCAGCGGCGCAgccagtcgcggggagatggcggtgggagtggggggggttggtggctgcagcggccgcaggcagtcgcgggagGTGGCAGTTATGGGGAGatggcagcggccgcaggcagtcgcggggagagctccagggtggaggcaccgacggtggcagttggaagtgctgctggatgccgtacatgctggcgctgcgggcctggcatatacgccgtccagcagcacatccagctgccgccatcagggctcccgcttgcagtcagctgagagagagagagagaaagaaagaaagagagacatataagagaggcagagagagagagagaaagaaagagagacatagcaagagagaaagagagacatagcaagagaggcagagagagagagaaagagagagagagaaagaaagagagagaaagaaagagagatagcaagagaggcaaagagaaagaaaaagacatatagcaagagacagtgaaagagagagagagcaagaaagagagaaaaaagcaagaaagagatagcaagagagagagagagagagcaagggagagagaaagacatagaggaagggaagtagggagagagaaagagagcaaaaaagagaggaagaaagaaagaaagggatggagagagagaaagaagggaaggaaggaaaagagagaaagagggagaaatagagcgaaagggaggaagagagaggggttttttgtccaaacttttctttagcccccgccccgcccccccttcaatgttccccaggattttgaaaatatgaataatgtgccgcggctcaaaaaaggttgggaaacactgctctaaataacTGTTTAACAGAACCTAGGAAGTTTCTATTTATGCCCGGGAACTTTCTCTCTATTAGCACATAAGTccttttaaaaagccttaaataATCTGTAAAGTGGGAAAGTTATTCCCAGCAGTCTGGATTGACTTTTAGCAACTTTTGTATTTGAGGCACAAGAGGCACATTATTGCTTCAGTGTACCAGGGATTGTGTTCTCTCATAATGACTTTTTGTGGATTCTTGCCTATTAAtcatgttttgtttctgtttaaaTTGTATGTATATGTAGATTACAATTTTCTGTAAACTAGCTTGCTTTCCCTTACCTAAAAGATTGCATAAAAATAATGAAGTGTGCGTATATTTACAAAACATTTAAGTTGAACATTTACAATAAAAGTTTTAACAtcatgttaaattatttaacCTTATAAAGATTTACAAATGAAATATAGATAGAGTATGCTTACAAACTTACCTCTCATGTTTTGAGTTTTACGTGtgtgtttagagcagtgtttctcaattgttttctattacgcccccccccccccctaggaagaagtaaacattttgcacacaccCCAACTCTCCGctaggacaattgtttgcaatatttggcatatTTATGCtggaaaaactcaagtggcttatcagtgtgattgggttGTGATGTGTTTAAGttatgccttaatttatttggcttcatgctggctgttgccaacatttttagacacagtaaacataccgatatttcctcgtctcccactgcAGTTGctgtgaagccaagcgctacatacgctttgtcatatttcctggtcttagcttttgggagatttATGTTTGattcattatctccgtctctctcctcctttgttttcattcctgttaaatattttcccatggtgtctcttaagggtttgtgatCTGCACTTTGTATCTCCTGCTCAGTGctatgtgctattgtttggtgcaaaaaacccctactccctgcagcaaaaaaagcatgttccccagggtcGCACCCCCCCCCCGGCATTGTTCCATGCCCCCCAAAGGGGGTCtaccccattatttgagaaacactaGTTTAGAGGTAACAGGTGAATGGAATCCAGGATAGCCTGAGACTAGTTCTACAGTACCATAACCAATTTTCTCCTCTTTTCACTTTCTAGATTGGATGACTGCGATGAAACTGCTGCTGTCACTGCTTCTTTTACTACAAAAACCCAGGACACCTGGAAGATCCCAGGGCAGCCCAAAAGGGACTATGGATTTTGGTGTCCACGTCATTTGCAGACATCCAGTGGACAGGGCTATATGTTTTTGGGCATTGAGCAGTGCGCACCCCCTTGCCCCAACATGTACTTCAACAACCACGAGCTAGAAGTTGCCAAAAGCTTTATTGGCATTGTTTCAATTTTttgcctttgtgccactctgTTTACGTTCCTAACATTTTTGATAGATGTTAAAAGGTTCAGGTATCCAGAGAGGCCAATTATATACTACTCTGTTTGTTATAGTATAGTGTCTCTCGTTTACTTCCTCGGGTTTGTCCTAGGGAACAAAACGGCCTGTAATAAGAACGATGAAAAGCTACAGCTTAGTGAAACAGTCGTTCTTGGTTCTCAGAACAAAGGTTGCACCCTTGTCTTCATGGCTTTGTATTTTTTCACAATGGCCGGAACTGTCTGGTGGGTGATTCTCACAGTTACTTGGTTTCTTGCTGCTGGAAGAAAATGGAGTTGTGAAGCGATTGAACAAAAAGCCATGTGGTTCCACGCCATTGCCTGGGGCATGCCAGGGTTCCTCACAGTGATGCTCCTTGCCATGAACAAAGTGGAAGGTGACAACATTAGTGGCGTCTGTTTTGTTGGCCTCTACGACTTGGCGACGTCTCGATATTTCGTTCTCCTGCCTTTGTGCATTTGCGTCTTTGTCGGTTTATCTCTCCTTTTAGCGGGTATAATTTCTCTAAACCATGTGCGCCAAGTCATACAGAACGATGGCAGGAATCAAGAGAAGTTGAAAAAATTCATGATTCGAATCGGCGTCTTCAGCGGCTTATACCTTGTACCTCTAGCAATACTCGTGGGCTGTTACATCTATGAGCAGGTTTATAGGAAGATCTGGGAAACCACTTGGGTTTATGACCACTGTGATCAATTCCACATACCCTGTCCTTATCAGGTAAGGTTGAAATATTagcacagtttatttatttatttattcaatttgttatgccacccttcttcttagactcagggcagcttacaacatgttagcaatagcactttttaacagagccagcctattgcccccacaatccgggtcctcattttacccacctcggaaggatggaaggctgagtcagccttgagccggtgatgagatttgaactgctgacctgcagatctagcagtcatctttagtagtctgcagtactgcactctacccactgcgccacctcggctcatgcgATTGAGTACGATATAATGCTTGAATACTAAGAATAGCATATCCGATTTTGGGATCAGGTTGTATGTTTTGATGCATGGATTAGTCCATAGGCAAGGAGAATACTGTCTTGAAAGAATACTTGATATTATCAGTACTTTTAGGAGACATGCAAAGTTTCTATAACTGTTAAATACAGTAGTAGAGGGTTATATAATTTCTTGTGTGAGGACCAAATTCATTGCATATATCATGAAGTGTATAGAATCCTTCAGAACAAGTTAAAGGCTTCATAACTAAGTCTTTAAATTGAAGATTGTAGAAGGACCACATTACTCATTTGAAATACAAAATTTATTACTGGAGCATAATCTTGTAGGCTTCAGATCTGATGTCTTCCTGTTAcagaagataattttttttaattttaaattgttttgtgaaTGGCATCTTCATAAAATAGTTAGCATCCTCAGTACACTGTGTTTCTGTGTACTGTgtacataaacacaaacacacatacataaacattCTCAAACATTTAGGACAAAATCAATAATTTGCATAACAAACATCTTAATTAAATGGACATTTGAGGTTAATATGTACCCCTCTCCAATAAAGTCAAATGTTTACATTTAGAAACAAAAATAAGCAGGGTAAGTAATTGCAAGTTAAATATCTTTGATATCATTTGAGAGTGTCATTTCTGTGTTATAAAACCTTGAAGTACTAAagccatttaatttttttcctacaAGGTAATCTCAGATTTTACCCTCTATGATATTACAAAGGCTGCTAGGGTTGTTATCtgaaatatgcaaaaaaaaaaaaatccatctttTATTTGTACCATTGTAATTTCAAGAGATTCCGGTTTTCAGTGTGCAGAGTAGATATGATTAGTTTTTAGTCTTTCCACTATAAATCAGAAACGCCTATTTTTCATTTTGCCCTCTGAAATGTAATGCAGGAAGACCATTTTTCCATTGTGTTTTCAGTAAATGCTTATTGTTTTCCAGGTCAAAACATTAGCTAGGCCGGAAATAACTTTGTTTCTAATGAAGTACCTGATGACTTTAATTGTTGGCATCTCTCCAGTCTTCtggataggaagtaaaaagaccTGTTCAGAATGGGCCAGTTTCTTCAACAGAAATCGCAAAAGAGAGTAAGATGTGTTTTTGTATTTTGCCATTTTTaacttataaataaaaataccttAATACTATATGCTTGAATGTATTGTAAAACCTTAATACTTCCATACTTGGAAGATACATACTTCCAACTATATATCTTAGGATGCTTTGTGACTTTGTCCTTATACTGCAGGGATAAAGTGCTTTAAGGATAtgaatacaatgttccctcgattttcgcgggggatgcgttccgagaccgcccgcgaaagtcgaatttccgcgaagtagagatgcggaagtaaatacactatttttggctatgaacaatatcataagccttcccttaacactttaaacccctaaattaccatttcccattcccttagcaaccatttagattattactcaccatgtttatttattaaagtttatttaaaaaaatgttttttaaaggcagacaaaagtttggcaatgacatatgacgtcatcgggggggggaaaccgtggtatagggggggaaaccgcgaagtattttttaattaatatttttgaaaaaccgtggtatagacgtttcgcgaagttcgaacctgcaaaaatcgagggaacactgtactatgatCTGGAGATAACAATTTTGTTTTACTAAAAACTGCATATGTAAATAATAGACATATGAGCACATTTAGATTTTAAGTGACAAAGTGTACCAGTTTTATGAACAGTCCAAGAATGAATATATTAAGAGCTCAAGATTTGTCAATTTGTCCAGATTCTAGCTTTGTTCACATGAATCAGAATAAGTTAGTAACATGTTTAACTTAATGTGTTGTAAACCCCAATCCCATAAGCTAATGTATTACATAGTGCATTTTCACTAAATTATAGTTTAGTAAGTATAGGCAAGCATGCTCTGAAAATACAGGAATTTGTAGGCAGCTATTAGTCCTCTGTTCAATCCAATAAATTACAAGCTGAATGGAGCTAAATAGCAGagaaagaaacaattgatggaaTAGTTCCCAGAACAAAGCAAATAGTAGTTTCAGTGATACGGGCAgctaaataaatttgataaatgaataaataggcTGAGAAACCAAGGATACAGATGTCGGCCTAGAGAAACAATTGAAGAAAAGGATATAAAAtagcaagaaaaaataaaacagactaagaatatatacacacactcCCCGCTGTCAGCTTCACCAAGTAGACCAGACGGGAAACATGACTAGGTGTGTTAATTGTACTTTATTGTAAATTTATATTAACAGAATCTTAGAGTGTAGTTCTCCCACTGTCTCTTTTACAACTGAGAAACTAGGCAAAATCCCTTCTGAACCTCTTGCTCCACCCACTGTCCAGTTGCGGGCTATGCTGACTGTTATCTGACCCTTCCCCAAGCAGATCTCTTCAACCTGTCTTTCATATATTATTGGCACAGTATCAGGAGAAGGTAGATTGTGAAACATAAAATATGATAAGTTCGATAGTTAGCAAAGCAAAAGGAAAAGACAAAGGATGTGTGATTGGTAGAGCAACATTTCCTAGCAACTATAGTGAGATTCAAGCTACAACCGAGGCTATTTCTCAGATCAGATGTGCATTTTACAAACTCCATTGATTTTAACAGGATAAGTATCTATAGCTCCATAGCTTTTCCCACCTGATTTCCTTCAGGTGTAAGCTGTCAGAGTTACCTCGTGGTGAAATAGGCGACAAaaaatttaatacataaacaatatattaGACTAGTTTTGAGAAACATTGatcttccaaatatttttttaaaaaatctttctctaGCCTTAGACATGACCAGTGGACAGGGATGATGGGCGGTAATaacatttttggggggtgggcaacATACACTCCACCATTTAGCTAGCTAATGGAATCATAAAGTTGAAAGGTCCATATTTGCCATCAAGTCCAATCCTCTATTTTGGGTGAAAATTTAAGGCACCTAGGACAGATGACTATAGTCACATTGAATACATGCAGTGAAGGGAAATCCcatcaccatttttatttatttatttattagatttgtatgccgcccctctccgtagactccgggcggctaacaacaataatgaaacaatatgtaacaaatctaatatttaaattaatttaaaagacccttatttaagaaaccaaacatacacgcagacataccgtgcataaattttataggcctagggggaagggaatatctcaattcccccatgcctgatgacagaggggggttttaaggagcttacgaaaggcaaggagggtgggggtaactgtggggggagctggttccagagggtcggggccgccacag
Coding sequences:
- the FZD6 gene encoding frizzled-6, with product MSIFCPREEAGLSPQNQILMVKLKFFGKMGVLVFLLIWSLILNLTYGHSLFTCEPIIIPRCSGMTYNMTFFPNMMGHYDQDTAASHLKLFLPLLNLQCSPDVHAFLCKAFVPACFEQTRVVQPCRSLCARVYEDCKKMIDMFEIGWPKELECSRLDDCDETAAVTASFTTKTQDTWKIPGQPKRDYGFWCPRHLQTSSGQGYMFLGIEQCAPPCPNMYFNNHELEVAKSFIGIVSIFCLCATLFTFLTFLIDVKRFRYPERPIIYYSVCYSIVSLVYFLGFVLGNKTACNKNDEKLQLSETVVLGSQNKGCTLVFMALYFFTMAGTVWWVILTVTWFLAAGRKWSCEAIEQKAMWFHAIAWGMPGFLTVMLLAMNKVEGDNISGVCFVGLYDLATSRYFVLLPLCICVFVGLSLLLAGIISLNHVRQVIQNDGRNQEKLKKFMIRIGVFSGLYLVPLAILVGCYIYEQVYRKIWETTWVYDHCDQFHIPCPYQVKTLARPEITLFLMKYLMTLIVGISPVFWIGSKKTCSEWASFFNRNRKRDPISESRRVLQESCEFFLKHNSKAKHKKKHYKSSSHKLKVISKSMGTSTGATSNHGTSGVALANHDYLSHEALTEIKSCLEASEREMEADAVRSQRVEEEELPHSEQSVVQMRSSPTVQEQECKADNKQDMASLSENMKKAPDERTTSKNDTTETLPLQLGHSHLGVSQHGSTKGSGLLFAHSSSDSRKAHESGHSSNG